The window ATCGCGCGTGAAACATCATACACCGCAGATGTATTGTTCGAGCGCCTGCAGAGCCACGTGGACTCCGGTCTGGTCCGCCGAATCGGCCCGGTTCTCGACCCGTCTGCGATCGGTGCGTCGACGCTCGCGGCCCTCCAGGTCCACGAGGAGGCGTTTGCGGAGGTCGCCGAAGTCGTCAACGAGTTTCCGGAGGTGACTCACAACTACAGGCGGGACAACGAGTGGAACATGTGGTTCGTGATAACGGCCTCCGCGTCGGGCCGGTTGGACGAAGTCCTCACGGACATCGAGAGTCGGACGGGCTACGATCCCCTCAGTTTGCCCAGGCAGCGCCAGTACTGTCTTGATCTTCAGTTCCCGGTCGTTGCCGACCGGACGGAGAGGGCGACGAAGATGAAGAGTACCGGGTCGGGAAAAACGGCGAGTACCGGGTCGGGAAAAGCGGGGAGTGAAAGAACACCGTCGATGCGTTCGAATGCCGACCGACAATTGACCACACACGAACGCGAGGTCCTCGAGCGGATACAGGACGGCTTCGCGATCAGCGAGACGCCGTACCGAACGGTCGCATCGGAGCTGGATGTCGACGTGACGACCGTGCTCTCGACGATCCGTCGGTTGCTCGGCGATGGCTTTCTAAAGCGAGTGGGGATCGTGATTAACCACCACGCTGCTGGGTTCACGAGCAACTGTATGCTCGCCTGGCGGGTTCCCCCCGAACGAATAGACGAGGTTGGCGAGCGGGCGAGCAACCAGCCGTACGTGACCAAATGTTATCGCCGGGCTGATCGGTCCGATCGTGACTGGAGCTACTCGCTGTTTACAATGTTACACGGTCGTGAGGAGTCCGCCGTGTCGAAGTGGATCGACGAACTGGCCACCGACATCGTGCAGTACCCGTGCGTCAAACTGGAGACGGTCGAACGATTAAAACAGACCGGGACGCAGTACAGTGATCTGCTGGATCCCTGAGCTGGGGTCAGGAGCTGACCGGCGCGGCAGCACCGGTGGCCGAAGTGGGGGCTGAATGCGCAGGGGCCGTCAGTGCTGGCGCAGCCGTCGTCGTCCCGAGGTCGAGGTCGACCGTGCTGTTCGTCATCGTGGTATTGACTGCAGACCGGAACTCGTCGGGACCGATCAGCACAGACACCGTCCGGTCGTCGGGTCGCTCGACGGCGGTCCGATCCGCCCAGTTGTCGGTGCGCGAATCGAGCTTCGATTCGAAGGCGGCGGCGAACGCATCGGCGTCGTCCTCGGTCTCCCACTGCGTAGTCCAGACGAAGGCGTCTTGCCCATCCGCATCCTCGAATGCGACGAGTTCGTCATCGCTCCAGCCCGCTGCTGCATCGGTTGCCTCGTCGTTCGATAGTTCGGTATCGAGCACGATCCGGGTGTACAGTTCGCCTTTCCGGTCTGTTCGTTCCACGGACCAGTCGGAGTCGCTGGTCTCTACGTCGACGTCGAGGTCGGTCGCCGGGGGCTGACTGTCCGGATCCAGCATCCCAGCGGTAGTAACTGGGTGAGAACGATACACCTCTGGGAGTTCCTCAGCATTGTCGATCTCGGCGTGGACGTACTCGGCTCCGTAATGATACGGGGCGAGCAGGAGTCGATCACCGGCCGGGGCCGCCTCGTACGACGCCGCCATCTGCTCGGACTGGGCAGGGAACTCCGGGAAGTTCTCCGCCGTGTATTCGTCGGCGACGTAGACCGCACCCCCTTCGATCAGCGAGGTCTGGAGAAGCTCCTCGTCGGTCGTTTCCGGGGGACTGCGCAGCCAGCTTGCGAACATCCCGTCGGCGTACTGGATGGCGTGGGCGTACTCGTGAACCAGCACCTGTTCGACTTCTTCATCGGGACCGTCAGGGAAGACGTAGACGTTTCCGGGCATCGCCAGTCCGCTCGTGCCGTTGCCGCCGGGCGAGCTTTCGGTGGCGTTCAGTGCGGCCTGGAACTCCGACTGCTGTGGCTCGAACGCCTGGTCGGCACCGGCGGGCATCTCGTCGACGAACAGGTCCGGCTGTGGCGCATCCGAGTCCATCATCGTTGTCACCTCGTTCCAGACCGTATCCTCGTCAAGGTCGAGGTCCGGGTGAGATTCAGTATCAGCAGCATCTCGATCCGCGTCAGTCGCAGGCTCCTCGTCAGTAGGCGCTTCCTCGCCCTCGATCTCCCCGCCGTTCGCCACGTCGGGCGGCGGAGTGGGAGCAGTACAGCCAGCAAGCAAGAGGAGGGCGACCACGACCGCTGTGAGGGCAACTCGACGGGATACCATGTTACGATAGCAAGAACCGCGACGAAATAAATGCTATCGAAACGGCATTTCGAGAATCACCGGCGGATTTGCCCACCTGTCAGCCGAACGATCCCCCCTGCGAACGTCGCCTCTGTCGTCTCACTCGCTCGGTCACGGAGTGCATCGTGAGCACGTACGATCCGACGGTCGAGCGTCCCATGCGGATCCGTCTCGTAGCGAAGTTTCGTCGTCGGTGG of the Natranaeroarchaeum aerophilus genome contains:
- the ahbB gene encoding siroheme decarboxylase subunit beta, translating into MTGATGSFDEIDAVLLDGYQNGFPVVERPFEAIARETSYTADVLFERLQSHVDSGLVRRIGPVLDPSAIGASTLAALQVHEEAFAEVAEVVNEFPEVTHNYRRDNEWNMWFVITASASGRLDEVLTDIESRTGYDPLSLPRQRQYCLDLQFPVVADRTERATKMKSTGSGKTASTGSGKAGSERTPSMRSNADRQLTTHEREVLERIQDGFAISETPYRTVASELDVDVTTVLSTIRRLLGDGFLKRVGIVINHHAAGFTSNCMLAWRVPPERIDEVGERASNQPYVTKCYRRADRSDRDWSYSLFTMLHGREESAVSKWIDELATDIVQYPCVKLETVERLKQTGTQYSDLLDP
- a CDS encoding DUF2268 domain-containing protein — translated: MVSRRVALTAVVVALLLLAGCTAPTPPPDVANGGEIEGEEAPTDEEPATDADRDAADTESHPDLDLDEDTVWNEVTTMMDSDAPQPDLFVDEMPAGADQAFEPQQSEFQAALNATESSPGGNGTSGLAMPGNVYVFPDGPDEEVEQVLVHEYAHAIQYADGMFASWLRSPPETTDEELLQTSLIEGGAVYVADEYTAENFPEFPAQSEQMAASYEAAPAGDRLLLAPYHYGAEYVHAEIDNAEELPEVYRSHPVTTAGMLDPDSQPPATDLDVDVETSDSDWSVERTDRKGELYTRIVLDTELSNDEATDAAAGWSDDELVAFEDADGQDAFVWTTQWETEDDADAFAAAFESKLDSRTDNWADRTAVERPDDRTVSVLIGPDEFRSAVNTTMTNSTVDLDLGTTTAAPALTAPAHSAPTSATGAAAPVSS